A region of Marnyiella aurantia DNA encodes the following proteins:
- a CDS encoding PadR family transcriptional regulator, whose translation MNTENTKAQMRKGILEFCILSLIHEREMYVSDLIDELKKGRLDVVEGTLYPLLTRLKNGEFLSYRWEESTGGPPRKYYQITEKGNLFLAELLTTWRELNESVNQITKNNPTNGTENPFQANS comes from the coding sequence ATGAATACCGAGAACACGAAAGCGCAGATGCGCAAAGGAATTCTGGAATTCTGCATTTTGAGTCTGATCCATGAGCGTGAAATGTATGTTTCCGATCTTATAGATGAGCTTAAAAAAGGAAGACTGGATGTGGTGGAAGGAACATTGTACCCACTGCTTACCCGACTGAAAAACGGCGAGTTTCTTTCCTACCGTTGGGAAGAATCTACCGGAGGGCCGCCAAGGAAGTACTACCAGATTACTGAAAAGGGAAATCTCTTTCTGGCAGAACTGCTGACTACCTGGCGCGAGCTGAATGAATCTGTAAACCAAATCACAAAAAACAATCCGACAAACGGCACTGAAAATCCGTTTCAAGCAAATTCTTAA
- a CDS encoding TIGR00266 family protein encodes MNNHEIDYKVHGEEMQCVEIELDPNESVISEPGSFMMMTDGIQMETMFGDGNEKGLMGKLFSAGKRLLTGENLFMTAYTNISSQKRQVSFAAPYSGKIIPLDLSQLGGRVICQKDSFLCAAKGVSVGIEFQKKLGTGLFGGEGFIMQKLEGDGMSFVHSGGHVIEKQLQPGEILKIDTGCIVAFTKEVDYDIQFVGGIKNSIFGGEGLFFAQLRGPGTVWIQTLPISRLAARILQFGTGKKGEEGSVLGKLGNLLDGDGF; translated from the coding sequence ATGAACAACCACGAAATTGATTACAAAGTACACGGTGAAGAAATGCAGTGTGTAGAAATTGAACTGGATCCTAACGAAAGCGTGATTTCCGAGCCCGGCAGTTTTATGATGATGACCGACGGCATACAGATGGAAACCATGTTTGGCGACGGTAACGAGAAAGGCCTTATGGGTAAACTGTTTTCAGCCGGTAAACGGCTTCTCACGGGCGAAAATCTCTTTATGACGGCTTATACCAATATTTCCAGCCAAAAGAGGCAGGTGTCTTTTGCGGCACCTTATTCAGGTAAAATAATTCCGCTGGACCTGTCGCAGTTGGGAGGGCGGGTAATCTGTCAGAAAGACAGTTTTCTGTGTGCAGCCAAAGGAGTATCGGTAGGTATTGAATTCCAGAAGAAACTTGGTACAGGCCTTTTCGGTGGCGAAGGCTTTATTATGCAGAAACTGGAGGGTGACGGGATGAGTTTTGTGCACAGCGGCGGACATGTAATCGAGAAGCAGTTGCAACCTGGCGAAATTCTCAAGATTGACACTGGTTGTATTGTGGCATTTACAAAAGAGGTGGATTATGACATCCAGTTTGTGGGTGGCATAAAGAATTCAATATTTGGTGGCGAAGGACTTTTCTTTGCTCAACTGCGGGGTCCCGGAACCGTGTGGATTCAAACTCTTCCTATTTCCAGGCTTGCTGCCCGTATACTTCAGTTCGGTACCGGTAAAAAAGGTGAAGAAGGAAGTGTCTTGGGAAAATTAGGTAACCTTCTGGATGGCGACGGATTTTAA
- a CDS encoding DNA topoisomerase IV subunit B has product MSENNNFQYTEDNIRTLDWQEHVRQRPGMYIGKLGDGSSADDGIYILLKEIIDNSIDEFVMKSGKRIEIKIDEGKAVIRDFGRGIPLGKVVDAVSKMNTGGKYDSKAFKKSVGLNGVGSKAVNALSDFFKVKSVREGRMKVAEFSKGVVTHDHDEAETSDRNGTEITFIPDHEIFPHFKFRKEYIERMLRNYVYLNPGLKIIFNGETFFSENGLKDLLQEELEGDILYPIIHIKGEDIEIAVTHSDKSQSETYFSFVNGQNTTQGGTHLNAFKEAYVKTIREYLNKTYEASDIRKSIIAAVSIKVIEPVFESQTKTKLGSNDMEPGKESIRTFMSNFLKKELDNYLHKNPETAEAVHKKILVSERERKELSGIQKLARERAKKVSLHNKKLRDCRQHYNDQKAERKSESQIFITEGDSASGSITKSRDVDTQAVFSLRGKPLNSYGLTKRVVYENEEFNLLQAALNIEDSLEDLRYNQVIIATDADVDGMHIRLLMITFFLQFFPDLIRNGHLYILSTPLFRVRNKKETRYCYSDAERIKALNELGKNPEITRFKGLGEISPDEFKHFIGKDIRLEPVVIGKDQTIEQLLEFYMGKNTPDRQVFILENLVVEDPEIDKKEKLEEVVA; this is encoded by the coding sequence ATGAGCGAAAACAACAATTTTCAATATACAGAAGACAATATCCGGACACTGGACTGGCAGGAGCATGTGCGCCAGAGACCCGGTATGTACATCGGCAAGCTGGGCGACGGATCCTCCGCCGATGACGGTATTTATATCCTTCTGAAGGAAATCATCGATAATTCCATTGATGAATTTGTGATGAAGTCCGGTAAGCGGATTGAAATCAAGATTGACGAAGGTAAAGCAGTGATCCGCGATTTCGGTCGGGGTATTCCCCTGGGGAAAGTAGTGGATGCGGTTTCAAAAATGAATACCGGCGGTAAATACGACAGTAAGGCCTTCAAGAAGTCGGTTGGATTGAATGGAGTAGGTTCCAAAGCTGTTAATGCACTTTCAGATTTTTTTAAAGTTAAATCTGTACGTGAGGGCAGGATGAAGGTAGCCGAATTTTCCAAAGGGGTGGTCACTCACGACCATGATGAGGCTGAGACTTCGGACCGTAACGGTACTGAAATCACCTTTATTCCGGATCATGAGATCTTCCCGCATTTTAAATTCAGGAAAGAATATATCGAAAGGATGCTACGCAACTATGTGTACCTGAATCCCGGGCTTAAAATTATCTTCAACGGAGAGACCTTCTTCTCCGAAAACGGATTGAAAGATCTTCTTCAGGAAGAGCTGGAAGGCGACATTCTTTACCCAATCATCCACATAAAGGGCGAGGATATTGAAATTGCTGTCACCCACTCGGATAAATCACAGTCGGAGACGTATTTTTCATTCGTTAACGGACAAAATACAACACAGGGTGGTACTCATCTGAACGCCTTCAAAGAAGCATATGTGAAAACGATTCGTGAATATCTGAATAAGACCTATGAGGCATCCGATATCCGTAAATCCATTATAGCAGCTGTTTCTATAAAGGTTATTGAACCTGTTTTTGAGTCCCAAACCAAGACCAAACTGGGATCCAACGATATGGAGCCGGGTAAGGAAAGCATCCGGACTTTTATGAGTAATTTCCTGAAGAAGGAACTGGATAATTACCTGCATAAAAATCCTGAGACAGCTGAAGCGGTACACAAAAAGATATTGGTTTCAGAACGTGAAAGAAAAGAACTTTCAGGTATCCAGAAACTGGCCAGGGAAAGGGCCAAGAAAGTTTCACTGCACAATAAGAAACTTCGCGACTGCCGTCAGCATTACAATGACCAGAAAGCCGAGAGGAAATCTGAGTCGCAGATTTTTATCACTGAGGGAGATTCAGCATCCGGTTCCATTACCAAATCCAGAGATGTAGATACGCAGGCGGTATTCTCGCTGCGTGGAAAACCTCTTAATTCCTATGGCCTGACTAAGAGAGTGGTGTATGAGAATGAAGAGTTCAACCTTCTGCAGGCCGCTTTAAATATTGAGGATTCGCTGGAGGACCTCCGCTACAACCAGGTGATTATAGCCACCGATGCTGATGTGGACGGTATGCACATCCGATTGCTGATGATTACCTTCTTCCTGCAGTTCTTCCCGGACCTTATCCGGAACGGTCATTTGTATATCCTTTCTACACCTTTGTTCAGAGTCCGCAACAAAAAAGAAACACGGTACTGTTATTCTGATGCTGAGCGGATTAAAGCCTTGAATGAATTGGGAAAAAATCCTGAAATCACAAGGTTCAAAGGGCTTGGTGAAATCTCTCCGGACGAGTTCAAGCACTTTATCGGTAAGGATATCCGTTTAGAACCTGTCGTCATCGGGAAAGATCAGACCATTGAACAATTGCTGGAGTTCTATATGGGCAAGAATACACCGGACCGCCAGGTATTTATCCTGGAAAATCTTGTGGTAGAGGATCCGGAAATCGACAAAAAGGAGAAGCTTGAAGAAGTAGTAGCCTGA